Within the Arachis duranensis cultivar V14167 chromosome 10, aradu.V14167.gnm2.J7QH, whole genome shotgun sequence genome, the region CATCAAAGAGACCAACCATTGTGAGATCAGGAACACCGTTCTTCTTGACCAGCAAAGTTAATGGAGAATTAGAAATCCCTTTGCCTTCACCTGCAAGCACATCAGTGGCTATTCTAATAGCGTCGGAGACACGGGACTCATCTGTGGAAACACTTTTCCCATTGTACTCCAGCACAAGCTCTGGTTTTGGGAGTGGATGGTGTTGGAGCCTCATGATCAAGGGTACTCTAGTGCAGATACCTTGTCCACGGGGCAAGGTAATTTCGGCAAGAGATTCAAGGACACTAGACTTGCCGGAAGATTGGTCGCCAACGACGACAATGGTTGGGAGTTGTATGCCTTGTTTGGTGATGTTGAGACGCCTTAGGTCCTCAAAAGCATCAAGAATTGGACGAATTCGATCATTGTAAGAGGAAACAAGAGGCGCATGGAAGTTAGCATCATGAGCTCCTGCTTCAACTGAGATGGTTTTGTAATCATTGTTGTGAGGAATGTGGTTTTCATCTCCCATTTTCCAGCAAGTGCGGTAACTTTCTATGTGGATGAATGATTGTTTTTAATGCATGATGAGAAAAAATCAATAGAATTAAAAAGAGGGAGTGAAGTGTTGGAGACTCATACTTGACTTGAGACAGTTAAGTAGGGTAACTGATTCTCATAGATAGGATCTCTTTGTTGCTTTGTTATtgaggaactttgcacttttccatAAATGCAAATAATTCATAAACATTTGATAACATCAACCAAGGTATATACACATTTTTAGAAGCATATAAAGTAGAGAGAATCCTATGTTACATTCTTCCAACTCACTCGACACTTACTTTgttcttaaaatatatattattcgtttcttttttcttcaggAAACaagacaagaagaagaaaattatgCTAACGAGCATGAACACCACGTTGTAAAGGAACACCAGCAACATCATCATTAAGAATGTCAACAACAGCAGAGGGTGCCTCCATGAACCGCTTCACACTAAGACCCGAAtccaaagtgtgtcccaaatgAGCCATTTTATCAGCAGCACGATTAGATTCTCTAAGTATATGAGAGAATTCCACCAACCAATCCCTTCTCACAAGTGCATTAATCTCAGAAACCAACCCAAATGCAGGATCATTAGCCACAGGACAATTCCTCACCAATCCAAGAGCATTTCCAGAATCAATATCCACCTTCACTTTTCTACACCCAAGATCCCAAGCCAGATTGAGTCCATGAACAACACCCCACAACTCTGCCATTGTAACTGACGTGGCATGATCTAACTTAACAGAAAAACCACCTAGGAAACTACCCGAGGAATCTCGAACTAGACCCCCACATGCTgctttgttgttattgtttctgTTCTGGAACATTGAACCATCAGTGTTGAGACAAACCCAACCACTTGGTGGAACCCTCCAAGTACACCATATTGGAACCTTGGACTCATCAGGGTTTGGAACAACGTTAGATACAAAATCTGATTTCAGATCATCTTCCAGTTCTTGCTTCCTGAACTCAAATTCCTCTGCTTCTGCTAACTGGTTCCTCTCTAACCATTCTATTGCCTCCTCAATTTTCTTCTCTAGATTCTTCAATTTTTGCTTCATTTCATATGCATAGTTTTCAAGCGAGTTCTttgccttctccttcttctttacttCCTCATCATCTTCCTTAAACTTCTCTGCATCTCTCACCATTCTCTTCAACTCTTCTGGCCTCAACCTTCCATTCCTGTGGTTGATCTTGATCGTTTTCTTCACCCTCGAACTTTTGTCTTCAGCCGTGACCTCAAGAATGCCATCAATGTTTATATCGAAGCAAACATTGATCTGTGAGGTTCCTCTTGGTGCTTGGAGCTCAAGCTTCCCGAGAAAGACATTATCCTTGGTTTTtggttcttctccttcaaacaCTTTGATCATAACACTGCTTTGATCCTCATATGAAGGATAAAAAACCCTCTCTTTTTTGGTGGGAATCATGGTATTCTTAGGAATCAAAACCGACATGGCTCCACCGGAAGCTTCAATTCCAAGGCTTAGCGGCAACACATCAAGCAACAAGAGCTCCTCCACGTTCTTGTCTCTTTCACCACTCAATATGGCTGCCTGAACTGCAGCACCATACGCCACGGCCTCATCGGCATTGATGCTTTTGCAAAGCTCTTTAACCATACCATTGACACAAAACATCTCCTTCAAGAGTTGCTGAACTTTCGGAATTCTAGTAGAGCCACCAACAAGAACAATCTCGTGTACTTGGCTTTTGTCAACCTTGTATGTTGCACAAAAACATGAACATATAAGTattagaaaaacatacaaaactGTGATAAGATCAGTCAGAAACttaaattatttgttcaatGATAGTACCTTAGCCTCAATTAGGCATTTCTCCACTGTCTCCATGCACTTCTTGAACAAGTCCTTGTTCAATTCCTCAAATGCAGCTCTAGTAACAGTGAGGTAAAGAtcaatcccttcgtgcaaagcATCGATTTCGATTCTTGTTTGtgaaatggaagagagattcctCTTGGCCCTCTCACAATGTGACCTTAACCTCCTCAAAGCTTTCGCATTCCCACTAATGTCCTTCTTGTACTTTCCTTTGACCAATTCAACACAATGGTTCACCATTTTGTTATCAAAATCTTCACCTCCCAAATGTGTGTCTCCCAAAGTGGCCTTCACCTTGAACATCCCTTCATCAATTGTTACCAATGAAACATCGAAAGTGCCACCACCAAGATCAAACACAAGCACATTCTTCTCACCTATGATCCACAAAAACAAGCATCATATTCCAtaagaaagaaaatcataacaattCTTGCATTATAGCCACTCACCTTCCCTCCAACTCTTCTTGTCGAAGCCATAAGCAATGGCAGCAGCAGTAGGCTCGTTTATGATCCTCATAACGTTAAGGCCGGCAATTTTTCCGGCGTCTTTGGTGGCTTGTCTCTGAGAGTTGTTGAAGTAAGCAGGGACAGTGATGACTGCATTCTTCACAGAATGGCCTAAGTAAGCTTCAGCAACCTCCTTCATCTTGAAGAGCACCATGGAAGACACCTCTTCAGGTGCAAGGTATCTCTCTTCACACTTATAGTTAACAAGAATGAGtggtttgttgttgttgttgggatCAGGGACAACCTTAAAAGGCCACAGCTTCATGTCCTCTTGAACTGAGTGGTCGTTGAACCTGCGACCGATCAAGCGTTTGGCATCGAAGACAGTGTTGAGTGGATTCAAGGAGAGTTGGTTAATGGCGGCATCGCCTAGTAATCTTTGAGTGTCAGTGAATGAAACGCAAGAAGGAGTGGTGCGGTTGCCTTGTTCGTTTGGAATGACGTCAACGTGGTTGTTCTGCCACACTGCGACACAGCTGTAGGTTGTGCCAAGATCAATTCCTATGGCTTtgcc harbors:
- the LOC107468113 gene encoding heat shock 70 kDa protein; its protein translation is MATSSSSSSRSSNNGKAIGIDLGTTYSCVAVWQNNHVDVIPNEQGNRTTPSCVSFTDTQRLLGDAAINQLSLNPLNTVFDAKRLIGRRFNDHSVQEDMKLWPFKVVPDPNNNNKPLILVNYKCEERYLAPEEVSSMVLFKMKEVAEAYLGHSVKNAVITVPAYFNNSQRQATKDAGKIAGLNVMRIINEPTAAAIAYGFDKKSWREGEKNVLVFDLGGGTFDVSLVTIDEGMFKVKATLGDTHLGGEDFDNKMVNHCVELVKGKYKKDISGNAKALRRLRSHCERAKRNLSSISQTRIEIDALHEGIDLYLTVTRAAFEELNKDLFKKCMETVEKCLIEAKVDKSQVHEIVLVGGSTRIPKVQQLLKEMFCVNGMVKELCKSINADEAVAYGAAVQAAILSGERDKNVEELLLLDVLPLSLGIEASGGAMSVLIPKNTMIPTKKERVFYPSYEDQSSVMIKVFEGEEPKTKDNVFLGKLELQAPRGTSQINVCFDINIDGILEVTAEDKSSRVKKTIKINHRNGRLRPEELKRMVRDAEKFKEDDEEVKKKEKAKNSLENYAYEMKQKLKNLEKKIEEAIEWLERNQLAEAEEFEFRKQELEDDLKSDFVSNVVPNPDESKVPIWCTWRVPPSGWVCLNTDGSMFQNRNNNNKAACGGLVRDSSGSFLGGFSVKLDHATSVTMAELWGVVHGLNLAWDLGCRKVKVDIDSGNALGLVRNCPVANDPAFGLVSEINALVRRDWLVEFSHILRESNRAADKMAHLGHTLDSGLSVKRFMEAPSAVVDILNDDVAGVPLQRGVHAR